The following are encoded together in the Salinibacter grassmerensis genome:
- a CDS encoding PKD domain-containing protein yields the protein MRTRYSILSTLLVLSLSIFAVGCDSSNEDGDLVASFEVETNNSTVNLRDRSRYPGGEIDSRTWELGDGATAEGQGVEYTYDEPGTYTVELTTEGTDGTTNSTTREVSIGTQRFEVTIENVGQIAAPGDSTLPITKSGTFGGMSPIGSGDTETFRFSVGAEELPGTGMALSFASRHIPSDDADDAFYAFRPEGIPLFRESGAPLGQDGPVSVTDSVRLWDAGTEAPDDQIVEITDDNGDGMLEEEGVQYPATSDVISVSIESKEDPVSAGGSGGYEFTVTVENVADPSQNIELSPGTYAAHFDQTPAADPSDVSPEEDVRYPGFIGLEDSTASTGLADLAQNGDPSAHATELDGATGITVPLSPGAVATHSDDIQPFRLTRAAYGGIESLAEDGNPGTLVETLGGASAVTDGASFGGGPLLPTKEVTFIVDADTPGDDYPGDRLSIATMHIQSNDYFYAFDPAGLPLFKENGDPINRNVTDALSLYDAHTESDQEPGVGVNQAPRQSGANTGPSESGTVERVASDIEDTPLFDVIEVTVTPVSP from the coding sequence ATGCGTACTCGATACAGCATCCTCTCAACGTTGCTTGTCCTTAGCCTCAGCATCTTCGCGGTGGGGTGCGACAGTAGCAACGAAGACGGCGACCTGGTTGCAAGCTTCGAGGTGGAAACCAACAACTCGACGGTCAACCTTCGAGACCGCAGTCGTTACCCAGGTGGAGAGATCGACAGCCGCACGTGGGAGCTTGGCGACGGCGCAACCGCCGAGGGGCAGGGCGTCGAGTACACGTACGATGAGCCGGGCACATACACGGTTGAACTCACCACAGAGGGAACCGACGGGACGACGAACTCGACGACCCGAGAGGTGAGCATCGGGACCCAGCGATTTGAGGTGACTATAGAAAATGTCGGACAGATAGCTGCTCCGGGAGACAGCACACTCCCCATCACGAAGAGTGGGACGTTTGGGGGAATGAGCCCGATTGGGAGTGGTGACACGGAGACATTCCGCTTTTCCGTTGGTGCGGAGGAGCTTCCAGGGACCGGAATGGCTCTTTCCTTCGCGTCGAGGCACATTCCGTCGGATGATGCGGATGATGCCTTTTACGCCTTTCGCCCGGAAGGCATCCCGCTCTTTAGAGAGAGTGGGGCACCGCTTGGACAGGATGGGCCGGTAAGTGTCACTGATAGCGTCCGGTTGTGGGATGCTGGAACGGAAGCCCCGGACGATCAAATCGTCGAGATCACCGATGACAATGGTGACGGAATGCTCGAGGAGGAAGGCGTTCAGTACCCAGCCACATCGGACGTGATCAGTGTCTCGATTGAGAGCAAAGAAGATCCAGTTAGTGCTGGTGGGTCCGGTGGGTACGAATTCACCGTTACGGTTGAGAATGTCGCCGACCCAAGTCAAAACATTGAGCTTTCACCGGGCACGTACGCGGCCCACTTCGATCAGACACCCGCGGCGGATCCCAGCGATGTGAGCCCGGAAGAAGACGTGCGGTATCCTGGCTTCATTGGACTTGAAGACAGCACGGCCAGCACTGGGCTGGCGGACCTCGCCCAGAACGGAGATCCCAGTGCCCACGCCACCGAGCTTGACGGCGCGACGGGGATCACAGTACCGCTCTCGCCGGGTGCTGTCGCGACCCACTCGGACGACATCCAGCCGTTCAGGCTAACCAGGGCTGCTTACGGTGGTATCGAGAGTCTTGCTGAAGACGGGAATCCGGGCACGCTCGTTGAGACGCTGGGAGGAGCGAGTGCAGTGACGGACGGAGCATCCTTCGGAGGGGGACCACTTCTTCCCACTAAGGAGGTGACCTTTATTGTGGACGCGGATACCCCTGGGGATGACTATCCGGGAGACCGTCTCTCTATCGCCACGATGCACATTCAGTCGAACGACTACTTCTATGCGTTCGACCCGGCGGGCCTGCCGCTGTTCAAAGAGAACGGGGATCCGATCAACCGCAATGTGACAGATGCACTCAGCCTCTACGACGCCCACACTGAGTCGGATCAGGAGCCTGGCGTGGGTGTCAACCAGGCACCGCGACAGTCCGGAGCAAACACGGGTCCTTCTGAGAGTGGAACGGTGGAACGTGTTGCTTCCGATATCGAGGATACACCGCTGTTCGACGTCATTGAGGTAACGGTGACTCCAGTTTCCCCGTAG